From the genome of Candidatus Hydrogenedentota bacterium:
CCGCGAATGTGTGCCGAAACCGGCTGCGCGACCGGAGCCGGAAGGGACGAAACATGGGCGTGTCGTATGAGGCGCTGGCGGAGGAGTCGCCCGGCGTGGCCCAGCAGGCGACCGCAAGCAACGTGTCGCCAAGCCACCTGGCCCAGAAGCGCGAGCTGGACGAGGGCCTGCGCCTCTGCCTGGATGGATTGCCGGAGACGTACCGTATGGCCTTTATACTCCGGACTTTTGACAATTTGAGTTATACCGATATCGCCGCGTCCTCCGATTGCCCCGAGGGCACCGTGAAATCGCGGCTGAATCAGGCCCGAAAGCTGCTCAAAGAATGCCTTTCCCGCCGCGGATTGTTGTAACGGAAATCAAAACGGGATTGCCCCAAAAATAAGCACCGACCATGCCCCTGGAATGCGACCAAATACGGAATGAATTCTCCGCCCTGCTCGACAATGAGCTGAACCCGGAAGACCGGGAACTGGTGGAGGAGCATCTTTCCGACTGTTCGGAGTGCCTCCGGGAGCTTCACGGCTACAAGGTCGTATCCGACGCCTACCGCTATCATCACCCGGTGAAGGCCCCCGAGGATTTCGAGGCGCGGTTTCATGCGGCCATTGCGCCCATCGGGCGCAAGCGCAACCACAACTGGCAGCGTTGGACGCTGGCCGCCGCCGCAGGCTTCACGCTGATTGCGGGCCTCGCGTTCTGGCAGTCTCAGTTCACCCTGAAGCAATCCGCCATTTCGGAGCTCGCCCTGAACTCCCCCGCGCCGGAATCGCCGCCGCCCGCGGACGCGCCCCGGGCGATGAGGTTCCAGGCGCCCGCCGAGGCAGTTGCCCCGGACGTCATGATGCAGGAAAGTGCCGCCGCGTCGGTCGAAGCTGCGCCTGTCCCCGCGCAGGAGAGCCTGGGTGCCTCCGGCACCGGCCCCGCGCTTAATGAGATCACGTCCACGGCTGCGGTCGAATCAGAAGCTGGCTTGAAGGGTGAAGACAAGGCCAAAGTGGCCGCAGTACCTGAAACGGGTGGCGGTGGATTCGGTGGTGGAGGCGGTGGCTTTGGCGGTGTGGCCATGCCCAAAGCTGCCCCGGCGGCAGCGCCCGAAGCCGCCACTGCGACGCCGGTGGAGACCCCGGTACCGGAAATGGCGCGACGCACGGCCAGTGACGCGGTCGCATTGAAGTCCGCGCCCGCGGAATCGGACCAGCCGGCGCTGGGCGTCGCCAATCGCGACAAAGAAGAGCGTGTCGTCAGTCAGTCGGCCATGCGCAGCGAGGCGACCGAGTCCGCCCCGGCGGTAGTCGCCGATTCGGCAATGCCCGCGGCTGCTCCGCCCGCCTCTCCCGCACCGGTGACATTGCTGCGCTGGAACGACCTTGAGTTCACCCTGTCCGGCGGAACCTGGCGACAGGCGGGCTATGCCGGGGAAACGCTCACGAAGGTCTCCATTCCGTCGCCGGAATGGAACGGCCTGCTGGACCGGTACACCGCCCTGAACACACTGTGCGACCGGGACGAGCCGGTCATCGTCAAGTTGGGCGAGGTGTGGTACTCGATTGCGAAGGCGCCGACCCCGGGAAATCCTGCGCGCTGATCCCTTTTTCGATTGCGCGCAGCCTCACCGCCACGTCACGATGCGTCCGGTCGACGTTCCCCCTGCGGAAACCACTTTATTCCCACAGCGCACGGGCACCGCATGGTCCCACGTATCCCCCTCGGCACCCGATGGCACCGGCCCGATGTTTTCCCAAGTCCGCCCATAGTCCTTCGAAAGATAGAGGTTCTTCTCGCCGGTGTAGGTGGTGTAGATGATAACCCCATCGCCGACCTGCACGAAATCATCCGCGGAATCGGGAAAGCGCGCCACCTCCGCCCAGGTATCGCCATCGTCCGTGCTTCGGAAGAGCCGCCCGTCCTCCCCGCCTTGCAAGGCAATGCCCTGGCCCAGGTACTCCGTTGCGTAGAGGGCCTTCTCGCTGAGCTGCCCGCAATCGCGCCACGTACGGCCATCATCGGTGCTCCGATAGACCCGGCCCGCCCAACCGTTCACAAGCACGCCGTCCTTTACCTTTTCAAAGCGATAGAGCGCCATGGGTGAAACAGCACCGAGATCCTGCCAGGTCGCCCCGCCATCTTCGGAGCGGAAAACATGCCCGCCAGTTGGATTCGTGTTGCTCACGAGCACCGTGCCGCTGGGCAACACGGTCATGCTGTAGCTGTGGTGAAACTGGGCATGGCGCGGCATGTTCGAAACCTGACCCAGCGGTCGCCAGTTCACCCCCCAGTCCTCCGACTTCCATGCATGGGCATCGCCCGTGAGCAGATAGGCCACACCGTGACCTGCGGAGGCGAGGCACGTCACGCTCCCCGTGTGCAGTTCCTCCCCAAGCAGGTTCCCCAGATCCGTCCAGGACTCGCCGCAGTCGGTGCTCCGGAAAATATGACCCGGCTTTGGATTCCTGGACCCGGCAATGACAACGCCCTCGCCCAGATCGGCGATGGCATCGATGCGCCCGCCGGGAATGACGGGGTGAACCTGCCAGGTGCGCGCTTCCGGCGCGGGATTGGACAGGGTGGCACAGCCGGCGAAGAGGAAAAGCAAAACAGGGACCACGAAGGGAATAAGACACGACATATTGGATGCTCCAACCGGGGATACTGGGGGCCTTTACGCGAAATCCTCGTTGCCGAGCCTTCGTGGAAAGCATATAATCGCGCTCCGGTAGAAACAACTTCTCAGTTCGGACTATTTTGGGGGCGGCATGCGGCTCTTAGATTCGATATCGATTTCAGACTACAGTCGGCTTTCGGAAGCGCTTGGCGATGGCCTGCGCGTCATCGACGCGAGGATAAACACGCAGGAGGCCGCTATTATTCACGAGCACGTGGCGGGACTGCTGGCCGTGCCCGCGGGCGTTCTTTCTAAACTACGGTCCCACGGACTTGCCCGCATCCAGATCGGAAAAGGTGGGGTGGCGGGTTTTCCGGGCTTTGAGGAATACCAAGGCATACAGATTCCCACCGCACCGCGTGGGGTGACTTGGGATGACGCGCGGGGCGCGTACATCGCAGGTCGGAGAGAAGTAATTCTGGGGACGGGTCGCCACGGCTACAGTGGCACGGCAACGCACGAAGTAGGACATGCTTTGGGACACTTGCTAAGTTACGACTTATCGGAAATACTCCAACGCGAGTACAAGGCCCAATTGAACGGCATTTTCGGCAAGAACAGCGCATACTATCCCAATAGACGCTTGAGCGCCACGGGCTGCAAAGAATTCTTTGCAGAAACCGTGGGCCTTGGTATACTAAGTCCAGACGCACTGAGAGCCAACTTCAGTCACGATTACTATGAGTTCATCATGAAGGTTACCCTGCGAACATGAACAAGCTACTCCCAAACGGAAACATACAGGCGGTATATGGGGCAGGCGATGAGAACATGATGACCAGCCTAGTCAAGGAAGTGCCTCCGAGCGACCCCGAGTACGAATCCTGTACCATAATCATGTCACTGGACGACGCAGAAAAAGCACGCGCCATTCTGGCAGCGTATCGGCGAGCGCATCCAGTTGCGTCGTAGCCCACCAAATCTTATGCTCGCCAAACCTCATTCGAGGAAATTGATTCCCGTATTTCCCTTCCTCAATGGATGGGCACCAGTTCGGCGAGTTAAGACATGAAGGATAGAACTTACGCATACCTACAGTGTCAAGCGTTAACACTGATGCAGTCTTTGCTGGGTGTTATCTCTTCAAACTTTAGAATGGTATGGATCACATCAGTCGAGGATATGGTTGTGGTCAGTTTTGTTCTGGAACAAGAGTCTGACCAAGATTTCGAAGAAATTGAAGACCTTAGGACAGAATTCGAATCTCTGCAATTGGCTCAGACCACGTATGAGTTTGAAATTAAAATCTCTAGTGGGGAAATCTCCTGGCCCGATGCATCGCGTTCAATTGTTGTCTACAGGAGGCGGGAAAGCCTGTAACGCGGAGACGAGTCTTAAGCTTGATTTGACCGGTGCGATCGGTAGTAGTTCGTCCTAGAATCGTTTCCACTCTTGTGAAGAAATACGCCATGCACAGCCGTTCCGCGTCACGCAATCCCCACCCCATTTCCCGACGGGCCTTCCTCAGCGCCGCGGGTGTCGGTCTGGGTACGCTCTCACTGCCACGCGGCGCGCGTGCGTTGGACACGCCGCTTAAGCCGCCCAATATCCTCCTCATCATGACCGACGACCAGGGCTATGGCGATCTCTCGTGTCTTGGCAGCCCCCACATCGAAACGCCGCATCTGGACGCGCTCCACGCCGAAAGCACGCGCCTGAGCAACTTTCATGTCAGCCCCACCTGCGCCCCGACGCGCGCCGCCCTGCTGACCGGCCGTTACAACAATCGCGTGGGGGTATGGCACACCATCATGGGGCGATCAATCCTTCGGCGCGGCGAGGTGACGATGGCGGACTATTTTTCGGACGCGGGGTACAAGACCGGGATTTTCGGCAAGTGGCATCTGGGCGACAACTATCCCTACCGCCCGCAGGAGCGCGGCTTTCAGGAGTGCCTGGTCCATGGCGGCGGCGGCGTGGGACAGGCCCCGGATTTCTGGGGCAATGACTATTTCGACGACACCTATCTTCACAATGGGGCGCCCAAACCCTTCAAGGGCTATTGCACGGATGTGTGGTTCGAAAATGCTGCCCGGTTCATCGAGGCCCACCGCGATAAGCCCTTTTTCTGCTACCTACCCACCAACGCCCCCCATTCGCCCTATCGCGTCGCGCCCGAGTACAGCCAGCCCTTCAAGGACAAGGGCCTGTCGGACGACCAAGCCAATTTCCATGGCATGGTCCAGAACATCGACGACAATGTGGGCCGCATGCTCAAGCGACTAAACGAATTGAATTTGACAGAAAAAATAGGGGTAGGGAAGGCCGGTCACCCAGCCTCCCCTCCCTCCGAACCGTACGTGCGGTTCTCCCGCATACGGCTCTCCGGTCGGTGGTTTCATCTAAATGACTTTCTGGCGTCGGCTTGGAGCTGAGCAAGAGAATACAGCCCAAGTTTCGCAAAGAATCGGTTTGGCCAGTTCAAATGGTCTCTCCACCCTCGACTTCTTCCTCTACGTCCCTGTCGTCCCCTGAGTATGCTGCGCAGTCGACTTCGTATCCAGCTATCCATGGTTCGCAGGCTCGAAGTGTTGCTGTGCTTGAAGTAGCCAAACCAACCCCGGAGAATCGGGTTCAACAGGGTGATTATGGTCTCCATGCTATGGCCATTGGTGCGTCGTGTTAACAGCCGCACCCGGTCGCGCAGTTTGGTACTGGCCTTTCTCCCTGCCCATCGCCGTATCTTCTTGGCGCGGGTCTGCTGGAATCGATAGCCGAGAAAATCAAACCCCTCTCCCACCTCGTTAAGGTTGGCGATTCGGGTTTTCTCCGGATGCAGGGAGAGCCCCTGCTCCTCGCACCATTGCCGTAGCAGTTCCAGCGCGGCTTGCGCCTCGTCCTGACTGTCGCAGACAATGACGCTGTCGTCGGCGTATCGAACCATCCGGTGGCCGTGTCGGGCCATGAGATGGTCCAGCGGGTTCAGGTAGATGTTCGCCAGCAGGGGACTGATGACGGCCCCTTGCGGGGTGCCTTCTTCCGGGGTCCAAGCGCCCGCATCTTCCATGACCTCCTGATTCAGGAAGGTTCGTATCAGCGCAAGAACTCGGCTGTCCGCTATGCGCTCTTCGACCCGACCCATCAGTATTTCGTGAGAGATCGTGTCAAAGCACTTGCGGATGTCCGCGTCCACAACGTAGAGACTGCCCGCTTTGAGGCTTCGGTCCACTACGCGTAGCGCATCCTTGCAGCCACGGCCCGGTCGAAATCCAAAGCTGTTCTCGTGGAACTCTCGCTCGAATATCGGCTCGAGGACGTTGCGCAATGCGGTCTGGACCACCCGGTCACCCACGCAGGGGATACCCAGAGGCCGCTTTTCCGCACTGCCCGGTTTGGGAATATACCGCCGCTTGATCGCCTTGGGCGTGTAGGTGCTTTCCCGTAGTGCTTCCGACAGCTGCTCCAGGTATTGGTCCTGAAACCGTTCGTACTGTTGGACCGTTACGTTATCCACACCCGGCGCACCCTTGTTCGCGATGACCTTTCTGGCTGCGGCGGCGAGGTTCTTCGGACGGTAGACCTTGTCAATGAGGCTGAACCATACGTCTCCTTTCACACCCTCTTCGAGTGCCGATAGCATGCGGTCGGTCCAGACAGCCGGTTCCACCCATGCCCACCGGGCGCGGATGTCTGACGCTTGCGTAGCCGTTGCCGACACTGGCGCGTCTCTCAATTCCGGTCCTTCTGTTCTTTCCACTATCCACCTTCCTGCGCCGCCTTCGCTCCACGGGCATTACCCCGCTTCATCACTACTACGGGCGCTCTGACTGCTGAAGGGGCGGCTCTTCGGCTCATCGGAGCATGAACACCGCTCTTGCCCCCCTCAGCTCTCCCTTCTTCACGTACACCGTCTTCCAACCATTCCACCTCCAATCACCCCACAGTCCCCGACCATCGCTTTTACATTCGTCTTGCTGGCACCTGCCTGGACGCCTTGCCCCTTCCGGGGTGGAGTCAGCAGTTTTTCTTTTAAGCCATCAGCGTGGCCGGCCTGTTCCGGGCTTCGCCTTATCGTGGCAGGCTCGCCGGACTGCATGGCCGAATCGAGTTCGTCATCCTGCGGACTGGTCGTTCACCTCGCGTTATTCCCCACCTCGCCTCGCGGTCGACGCAGTTACGTTTGGTTACTGAGGTAAGACGCCATTCAGGAGTGGACTCGCACCACTCTGGCGATGTACGCCCGAAGGCATACCACGATCGTCATCTTCATGACGGACAACGGCACGGCGGCGGGTGATCGCGCGAACATGCGCGATCAGAAAGGCAGCGAATACGAGGGCGGCCACCGCGTACCCTGCTTCATCCGATGGCCCGGAGGCAATCTCTCCAAAGGCCGCGACGTGCCCATGGTCTCGGCCCACTTTGACCTTCTCCCCACACTCCTCGATCTTTGCGGTGTGCCCGCCAAGGACGATGCGTCCTTCGACGGGATCAGTCTCCGGCCCTGGCTGGAAGACCCGCAGGCACAGGAGCCGGGCCGATCGATCATCGTGGATTCTCAACGGATTGAGCATCCGGAGAAGTGGCGCAAGTCGGCGGTGCTGGAGAAGAACTGGCGGCTTGTCAACGGAAAGGAGCTTTACGACGTCCAGACCGATCCCGCACAACAGGTTGATCGCGCCGCCGAGTTCCCCGATCACTTAGCGCGGCTCCGCAACGACTACGAAGCCTGGTGGTCGGATGTTTCCCCGAGTTTTGACCAGTACTGCCCCATCCTCATCGGCGCGCCGGGTCAGGGACCCGCTGTGCTCAGCAGCCACGACTGGCATGGCGAGCATCCTGCCTGGAACCAGAATCAGATATTGAAGGGCGCGGCGGGCAATGGCTTCTGGGCCATTGAAATTGCCGAGGCGGGGGCCTACCAGTTCGACCTGCGCCGCTGGCCCACGGAAGCAAGTGCGCCGATCCGGGGCGCACTGGAAGGCGGTGCGGCGCTGGCGATTAGCCAGGCCGAAATTTCCATCGGCGATCAGGCACTGTCCGCACCCGTGGGCGAGGCCGATCACGCGACGCGCTTCACGATGATGCTGGAGAAGGGCGAGACGCGACTAAGGACCGAGTTCACCTGCGATGACGGCAAGGAACGGGGGGCTTACTATGTTGTCGCTGAGCGCGTGTCCTAGCGAACACGCGCCACCACGAAAACCGACACCCCGAAGGGCAGCGGGCGCCACCGCATACAGGCCCGCTCCACGGCCAGCAGCGCACCGAGCAGGCGATTGATGATCAGGTTCCCCGCCTTCACATCGGACGTGCCGGGCGGAACCCAGCGCCGCAGCAGGCGCACGGCGCAGATTGCGGGGAAGAGGGCCGTGTTCCAATAGGTCGACTCGACCACATCGAAGCCCGCTTCGCGCAGCAGTCCATTGATCTGGCCCCGGGTGAAGCGCCGCCCCGTCTGCACGGCCACATCATGCGATGAGTAGAGCCACTGGTAGGCCGGCACATTGATCACCACCACGCCGCCCGGCGTCAGCACCCGCCGAAGCTCGCTCAACACCCTCCCGGGGTCGGCCACGTTCTTGTGATAGAGCACATCCAGCACCAGCGCCACATCCGCGCACCCGGTCGCGATGGGAAGAGAAGTGCCATCCCCCCGAACCAGAGGCACAATGCCCCGCGCGCGGCAGAACGTCAACGCGTCGGGGTTGAAATCAAGCGCCGCGACCAGCCGCTTGCCGAAAAGACGGGACGCCATACCGCCCGTTCCGCAGCCGATATCCACGATGCGAGACGCGGAAGGCGCGTGGCGCGCGAGCGCGTGGAGCACGAGCGTGTGGAGCCCGCGATACCACCAGTGGGCGTCTTCGACGGCGCGCATGCACGCGTACTCTTCCGTATTCACGGTTTTGCGCTCCTCCTCGTTCCGTGCTACCATGACCCCGATGCGGGGCGTATTGTCGCGTCTGACGGGCGCGGAATCAAGGATCTTTGGGCATGAGACACGGACTTGCAGCAGCTTTGTTGCTGATGGCGTTTGGGACCTCCCTCTGGGGCTGCGAAGCCCGGGTCAACCGGGAGCGGGAC
Proteins encoded in this window:
- a CDS encoding class I SAM-dependent methyltransferase is translated as MNTEEYACMRAVEDAHWWYRGLHTLVLHALARHAPSASRIVDIGCGTGGMASRLFGKRLVAALDFNPDALTFCRARGIVPLVRGDGTSLPIATGCADVALVLDVLYHKNVADPGRVLSELRRVLTPGGVVVINVPAYQWLYSSHDVAVQTGRRFTRGQINGLLREAGFDVVESTYWNTALFPAICAVRLLRRWVPPGTSDVKAGNLIINRLLGALLAVERACMRWRPLPFGVSVFVVARVR
- a CDS encoding sulfatase-like hydrolase/transferase, coding for MTDNGTAAGDRANMRDQKGSEYEGGHRVPCFIRWPGGNLSKGRDVPMVSAHFDLLPTLLDLCGVPAKDDASFDGISLRPWLEDPQAQEPGRSIIVDSQRIEHPEKWRKSAVLEKNWRLVNGKELYDVQTDPAQQVDRAAEFPDHLARLRNDYEAWWSDVSPSFDQYCPILIGAPGQGPAVLSSHDWHGEHPAWNQNQILKGAAGNGFWAIEIAEAGAYQFDLRRWPTEASAPIRGALEGGAALAISQAEISIGDQALSAPVGEADHATRFTMMLEKGETRLRTEFTCDDGKERGAYYVVAERVS
- a CDS encoding zf-HC2 domain-containing protein; its protein translation is MPLECDQIRNEFSALLDNELNPEDRELVEEHLSDCSECLRELHGYKVVSDAYRYHHPVKAPEDFEARFHAAIAPIGRKRNHNWQRWTLAAAAGFTLIAGLAFWQSQFTLKQSAISELALNSPAPESPPPADAPRAMRFQAPAEAVAPDVMMQESAAASVEAAPVPAQESLGASGTGPALNEITSTAAVESEAGLKGEDKAKVAAVPETGGGGFGGGGGGFGGVAMPKAAPAAAPEAATATPVETPVPEMARRTASDAVALKSAPAESDQPALGVANRDKEERVVSQSAMRSEATESAPAVVADSAMPAAAPPASPAPVTLLRWNDLEFTLSGGTWRQAGYAGETLTKVSIPSPEWNGLLDRYTALNTLCDRDEPVIVKLGEVWYSIAKAPTPGNPAR
- a CDS encoding sigma-70 family RNA polymerase sigma factor encodes the protein MELLEETRKSSDAELVEACLRGEEKAFDELLRRYKDRVYNVVYRYLGHREDSLDASLEVFVRAYRNLDTYQGHAQVYTWLYSIAANVCRNRLRDRSRKGRNMGVSYEALAEESPGVAQQATASNVSPSHLAQKRELDEGLRLCLDGLPETYRMAFILRTFDNLSYTDIAASSDCPEGTVKSRLNQARKLLKECLSRRGLL
- a CDS encoding sulfatase-like hydrolase/transferase, which gives rise to MHSRSASRNPHPISRRAFLSAAGVGLGTLSLPRGARALDTPLKPPNILLIMTDDQGYGDLSCLGSPHIETPHLDALHAESTRLSNFHVSPTCAPTRAALLTGRYNNRVGVWHTIMGRSILRRGEVTMADYFSDAGYKTGIFGKWHLGDNYPYRPQERGFQECLVHGGGGVGQAPDFWGNDYFDDTYLHNGAPKPFKGYCTDVWFENAARFIEAHRDKPFFCYLPTNAPHSPYRVAPEYSQPFKDKGLSDDQANFHGMVQNIDDNVGRMLKRLNELNLTEKIGVGKAGHPASPPSEPYVRFSRIRLSGRWFHLNDFLASAWS
- the ltrA gene encoding group II intron reverse transcriptase/maturase, coding for MLSALEEGVKGDVWFSLIDKVYRPKNLAAAARKVIANKGAPGVDNVTVQQYERFQDQYLEQLSEALRESTYTPKAIKRRYIPKPGSAEKRPLGIPCVGDRVVQTALRNVLEPIFEREFHENSFGFRPGRGCKDALRVVDRSLKAGSLYVVDADIRKCFDTISHEILMGRVEERIADSRVLALIRTFLNQEVMEDAGAWTPEEGTPQGAVISPLLANIYLNPLDHLMARHGHRMVRYADDSVIVCDSQDEAQAALELLRQWCEEQGLSLHPEKTRIANLNEVGEGFDFLGYRFQQTRAKKIRRWAGRKASTKLRDRVRLLTRRTNGHSMETIITLLNPILRGWFGYFKHSNTSSLRTMDSWIRSRLRSILRGRQGRRGRSRGWRDHLNWPNRFFAKLGLYSLAQLQADARKSFR